A region of Papilio machaon chromosome 22, ilPapMach1.1, whole genome shotgun sequence DNA encodes the following proteins:
- the LOC106720806 gene encoding NEDD4 family-interacting protein 1 isoform X2: MSKNMSQSRAENICQAGHLRVILPSTLDATMNMPAPFIDIITSNTHDIPPPQVDFSAPPPYDVAANSKLPTYEEVQREKQMEGDGPAQMPAPPPRHSTITAFVTVEPTESTTDHLDPENSLLGTDVMFLTSFFVAFLFNWIGFLLLMCFCHTVASRYGALAGFGLSLAKWTLIVKHSTELASHENSWLWWLIMAFGILICVRAVIQYLNIKRGWRLLSGTAQERLLFFY; the protein is encoded by the exons ATGTCTAAAAACATG AGCCAGTCTCGAGCTGAGAATATTTGCCAAGCGGGTCATCTGCGGGTAATATTGCCGTCGACTTTAGACGCCACTATGAACATGCCCGCAccttttattgatattataa CATCTAACACTCATGACATACCACCACCACAAGTGGATTTTTCTGCCCCACCACCATATGATGTGGCCGCTAACTCCAAGCTGCCCACTTATGAGGAGGTGCAGCGTGAGAAGCAGATGGAAGGGGATGGACCGGCTCAG ATGCCAGCGCCTCCCCCCCGTCACTCAACCATCACTGCCTTCGTAACTGTGGAGCCCACTGAGTCTACAACTGATCATCTTGACCCAGAGAATAGCCTTCTCGGAACTGATGTCATGTTCTTGACTTCCTTTTTTg TTGCGTTCCTGTTCAACTGGATTGGATTCCTGTTATTGATGTGCTTCTGCCACACTGTGGCTAGCCGCTATGGGGCCCTCGCTGGCTTCGGCCTCTCACTTGCCAAGTGGACCCTCATTGTGAAGCATTCCACTGAACTCGCTTCTCATGAGAACTCATGGCTGTGGTGGCTTATCATGGCCTTTG gtATTTTGATCTGCGTGCGCGCAGTCATTCAGTACCTGAATATCAAGCGAGGTTGGCGTCTTCTTTCCGGGACTGCACAAGAGAGACTTCTCTTCTTCTACTAA
- the LOC106720806 gene encoding NEDD4 family-interacting protein 1 isoform X1: MSKNMSQSRAENICQAGHLRVILPSTLDATMNMPAPFIDIITSNTHDIPPPQVDFSAPPPYDVAANSKLPTYEEVQREKQMEGDGPAQVIKMPAPPPRHSTITAFVTVEPTESTTDHLDPENSLLGTDVMFLTSFFVAFLFNWIGFLLLMCFCHTVASRYGALAGFGLSLAKWTLIVKHSTELASHENSWLWWLIMAFGILICVRAVIQYLNIKRGWRLLSGTAQERLLFFY, encoded by the exons ATGTCTAAAAACATG AGCCAGTCTCGAGCTGAGAATATTTGCCAAGCGGGTCATCTGCGGGTAATATTGCCGTCGACTTTAGACGCCACTATGAACATGCCCGCAccttttattgatattataa CATCTAACACTCATGACATACCACCACCACAAGTGGATTTTTCTGCCCCACCACCATATGATGTGGCCGCTAACTCCAAGCTGCCCACTTATGAGGAGGTGCAGCGTGAGAAGCAGATGGAAGGGGATGGACCGGCTCAGGTGATTAAG ATGCCAGCGCCTCCCCCCCGTCACTCAACCATCACTGCCTTCGTAACTGTGGAGCCCACTGAGTCTACAACTGATCATCTTGACCCAGAGAATAGCCTTCTCGGAACTGATGTCATGTTCTTGACTTCCTTTTTTg TTGCGTTCCTGTTCAACTGGATTGGATTCCTGTTATTGATGTGCTTCTGCCACACTGTGGCTAGCCGCTATGGGGCCCTCGCTGGCTTCGGCCTCTCACTTGCCAAGTGGACCCTCATTGTGAAGCATTCCACTGAACTCGCTTCTCATGAGAACTCATGGCTGTGGTGGCTTATCATGGCCTTTG gtATTTTGATCTGCGTGCGCGCAGTCATTCAGTACCTGAATATCAAGCGAGGTTGGCGTCTTCTTTCCGGGACTGCACAAGAGAGACTTCTCTTCTTCTACTAA